Proteins from one Mycobacterium sp. HUMS_12744610 genomic window:
- a CDS encoding carboxymuconolactone decarboxylase family protein, producing MSDQQHHHKVLEDLLPQHRELRQQIPEVYKGFAALSGAAFNEGALSRKVKELIAMAIGVVEGCDGCIASHAQAAARAGATPEEAAEAIGVTFLMHGGPATIYGARAYSAFCEFADAKTS from the coding sequence ATGTCAGACCAGCAGCATCACCACAAAGTCCTCGAGGACCTCCTGCCTCAGCATCGCGAACTCCGCCAGCAGATCCCCGAGGTCTACAAGGGCTTCGCGGCCCTGTCCGGGGCAGCGTTCAACGAGGGCGCACTGAGCCGTAAGGTCAAAGAGCTGATCGCGATGGCAATCGGCGTCGTCGAGGGATGCGATGGATGCATCGCATCGCATGCCCAGGCGGCCGCCCGTGCCGGCGCCACACCGGAGGAAGCCGCCGAGGCGATCGGTGTCACCTTCCTCATGCACGGTGGGCCCGCCACCATCTACGGCGCTCGGGCCTACAGCGCGTTCTGCGAATTCGCCGACGCCAAAACGTCCTAG
- a CDS encoding SRPBCC family protein, protein MARVDVSMASDVEPTTAWKLASDLRRFDEWMTIFGGWRGPVPSTVEKGTQVSSCVKVKGFRNVVHWKVTRYDEPTSIELQGNGRGGIRIGVTMHVAPNHPGTEFHLTADLSGGLLSGPIGGLVARVIRSDVRKSVDNLASLQ, encoded by the coding sequence TTGGCACGAGTGGACGTATCGATGGCCTCGGATGTGGAACCGACGACCGCCTGGAAGCTCGCGTCGGATCTGCGCCGCTTCGACGAATGGATGACAATCTTCGGCGGATGGCGCGGCCCGGTGCCGTCGACGGTCGAGAAGGGCACCCAGGTGTCCTCGTGCGTCAAGGTCAAGGGGTTCCGTAACGTCGTCCACTGGAAGGTGACCCGCTACGACGAGCCGACATCTATTGAGCTGCAAGGGAATGGCCGCGGCGGGATCCGGATCGGGGTGACCATGCACGTCGCCCCCAACCACCCGGGAACGGAGTTCCACCTGACCGCCGATCTCAGCGGCGGCCTGCTGAGCGGGCCGATCGGCGGTCTCGTCGCGCGGGTGATCCGGTCCGACGTCCGCAAGTCGGTGGACAACCTCGCGTCGTTGCAGTGA
- a CDS encoding DUF302 domain-containing protein — MDIAIATPLHTSFDDAVARTRAALAEQGFGVLTEIDVKATLKAKLGEDMEDYLILGACNPPLAHRAVSAHRQIGLLLPCNVVVRTDPDRDGTVLVEAMNPALMVEFTGEPELRPVAEEVTGKLQAVIDSLKSSASVTAAE; from the coding sequence CCTCCTTCGACGACGCGGTCGCGCGGACGCGCGCCGCGCTGGCGGAGCAGGGATTCGGGGTGCTGACCGAAATCGACGTGAAGGCCACGCTGAAGGCAAAACTCGGCGAGGACATGGAGGACTACCTGATCCTGGGTGCCTGCAACCCGCCACTGGCGCACCGCGCCGTGTCGGCGCACCGCCAGATCGGGTTGCTGCTGCCGTGCAACGTCGTCGTGCGTACCGACCCCGACCGGGACGGTACGGTGCTCGTCGAGGCCATGAACCCCGCCCTCATGGTGGAGTTCACCGGGGAGCCGGAGCTGCGGCCCGTCGCCGAGGAGGTCACTGGCAAGCTGCAAGCGGTGATCGACTCCTTGAAGAGCAGCGCATCGGTGACCGCCGCCGAATAG
- the malQ gene encoding 4-alpha-glucanotransferase, translating to MTEHAPSLAELARRFGIATEYRDWTGRQVPVPASTLVAVLAAFGVPAGTERERNVALAERLRSYWARPLPATLVGRSGEQIRFWVHVTHGDPAEVWLRLEDGTVRGGIWQVDNFTPPFDLDGRWVGEASFVVPGDLPLGYHRLHLRSGDTEDSTALIVTPDWLGLPERLGARRVWGLATQLYSVRSRQSWGVGDLTDLTDLAVWSACRHGADYVLVNPLHAAQLSGPAGRMEPSPYLPTSRRFVNPIYLRVEAIPEFAELSKRGRVRQLRSDVQRRAARVDAIDRDRAWAAKRAALELVHRVPRSAGRELAYAAFREREGRALDDFATWCALAEKFGADWHHWPDSLRHPGAAGVARFAAKHPDTVDFHRWMQWQLDEQLAAAQSQAVRAGMALGVMHDLAVGVHPAGADAWALQDALAPSVTAGAPPDEFNQLGQDWSQPPWRPDRLEQQEYRPFRALIRAVLRHAGGVRIDHVIGLFRLWWIPAGAPPTEGTYVRYDHEAMVGIVALEAHRAGALVVGEDLGTVEPWVRDYLLLRGLLGTSILWFELDRDGNGGPLPAERWREYCLASVTTHDLPPTAGYLAGDHVRLRESLGLLTRPVADELEADRAELAAWLAELRRVGLLADGEDDPEQVVVALYRYLGRTPSRLLGVALTDAVGDRRTQNQPGTTDEYPNWRVPLTGPGGRQLMLEDVFTDRRAAALAEAVRAAIAPAAVE from the coding sequence ATGACTGAGCATGCGCCGTCCCTGGCCGAGTTGGCCCGGCGTTTCGGCATCGCCACCGAGTATCGGGACTGGACCGGGCGGCAGGTGCCGGTTCCCGCGAGCACGCTGGTCGCGGTGCTGGCCGCGTTCGGCGTTCCCGCCGGCACCGAGCGGGAGCGCAACGTCGCCTTGGCCGAGCGCCTGCGGTCGTACTGGGCGCGGCCTTTGCCGGCGACCCTCGTCGGGCGCAGCGGCGAGCAGATCCGGTTCTGGGTGCACGTGACCCACGGCGATCCGGCCGAGGTGTGGTTGCGCCTCGAAGACGGCACCGTGCGCGGCGGGATCTGGCAGGTCGACAACTTCACCCCGCCGTTCGACCTGGACGGCCGTTGGGTCGGCGAGGCCAGTTTCGTGGTGCCGGGGGACCTGCCGCTGGGCTACCACCGGCTGCATTTGCGGTCCGGGGACACCGAGGACAGCACTGCGCTCATCGTGACGCCGGACTGGCTCGGCTTGCCCGAACGGCTCGGCGCCCGCCGGGTCTGGGGTCTAGCCACCCAGCTCTACAGCGTGCGATCGCGCCAGTCGTGGGGCGTCGGGGACCTCACCGACCTGACGGACCTGGCGGTGTGGTCGGCGTGCCGCCACGGGGCCGACTACGTGCTCGTCAATCCGCTGCACGCGGCTCAGCTCTCGGGCCCGGCGGGCCGGATGGAACCGTCGCCCTACCTGCCGACATCGCGGCGTTTCGTCAACCCGATCTACCTCCGCGTCGAGGCGATCCCCGAGTTCGCCGAGCTGAGCAAGCGCGGCCGGGTGCGACAGCTGCGGTCCGACGTCCAGCGGCGGGCCGCTCGCGTCGATGCCATCGACCGGGACCGGGCGTGGGCCGCCAAGCGGGCTGCGCTCGAACTGGTGCACCGGGTCCCGCGATCGGCGGGCCGTGAGCTGGCCTACGCGGCCTTCCGGGAGCGGGAAGGCCGCGCGCTCGACGACTTCGCCACGTGGTGCGCGCTGGCCGAGAAGTTCGGCGCCGACTGGCATCACTGGCCGGACTCCCTGCGGCACCCGGGTGCCGCGGGCGTCGCCCGGTTCGCCGCGAAGCACCCGGACACCGTCGATTTCCACCGCTGGATGCAGTGGCAGCTCGACGAGCAGCTCGCCGCGGCGCAGTCGCAAGCGGTGCGCGCCGGGATGGCGCTGGGTGTCATGCACGACCTGGCCGTCGGCGTGCATCCCGCCGGCGCCGACGCGTGGGCCCTGCAGGACGCGCTGGCGCCCAGCGTGACCGCAGGTGCGCCGCCGGACGAGTTCAACCAGCTCGGCCAGGACTGGTCTCAGCCGCCGTGGCGACCGGACCGGCTGGAACAGCAGGAGTACCGGCCGTTCCGCGCGCTGATCCGGGCGGTGTTACGGCATGCCGGCGGTGTGCGCATCGATCACGTTATCGGGTTGTTCCGGCTGTGGTGGATCCCCGCCGGCGCCCCGCCCACCGAAGGCACCTACGTGCGCTACGACCACGAGGCGATGGTCGGGATCGTCGCTCTGGAGGCGCACCGCGCCGGGGCGCTGGTGGTCGGCGAAGACCTCGGCACCGTCGAGCCGTGGGTGCGCGACTACCTCTTGTTGCGCGGCCTGCTGGGGACCTCGATCCTCTGGTTCGAGCTGGACCGCGACGGCAACGGCGGCCCGCTGCCGGCCGAGCGCTGGCGGGAGTACTGCCTGGCGTCGGTCACCACCCACGATCTGCCGCCCACCGCCGGATACCTGGCCGGCGACCACGTCCGGCTGCGCGAATCCCTCGGCCTGCTGACCCGGCCCGTGGCCGACGAACTCGAGGCGGACCGGGCGGAGCTGGCGGCCTGGCTGGCCGAACTGCGCCGCGTCGGCCTGCTCGCCGACGGCGAGGACGACCCCGAGCAGGTCGTCGTCGCCCTCTACCGGTATCTGGGCCGCACGCCGTCTCGACTGTTGGGGGTGGCGCTGACCGACGCCGTCGGCGACCGCCGCACCCAGAATCAGCCGGGAACCACCGACGAATATCCCAACTGGCGGGTCCCGCTTACCGGGCCGGGCGGCCGACAGCTGATGCTCGAGGACGTGTTCACCGACCGCCGCGCGGCGGCCCTGGCGGAGGCGGTCCGCGCCGCGATCGCGCCGGCCGCCGTCGAATAG
- a CDS encoding nuclear transport factor 2 family protein: protein MTLSVDDRLALGDLVHRYAAGVDDRRFEAAAGLFTASGELSVPDPPASLAPVHVHRGHPAILAAVSAVAAVARTEHAIVGEVYEEFSRPGFARGRIACVAHHWNRRGDEVTDVAWHLRYDDEYTLTDAGWRFSRRALTINAIETRAVRRLLPRDPG, encoded by the coding sequence ATGACACTCTCGGTGGACGACCGGCTGGCCCTCGGCGACCTGGTGCACCGGTATGCGGCCGGCGTCGACGACCGTCGGTTCGAGGCCGCGGCAGGACTTTTCACCGCCTCGGGCGAGTTGTCGGTGCCCGATCCGCCGGCTTCGCTGGCGCCGGTCCACGTACATCGGGGTCATCCGGCCATCCTGGCGGCGGTGTCCGCGGTGGCGGCCGTGGCGCGGACCGAGCACGCGATCGTCGGCGAGGTCTACGAAGAGTTTTCGCGCCCCGGGTTCGCGCGGGGACGCATCGCCTGCGTCGCGCATCACTGGAATCGGCGCGGTGATGAGGTGACCGACGTGGCCTGGCACCTGCGCTACGACGACGAATACACGCTGACCGACGCGGGCTGGCGGTTCAGCCGCCGGGCCCTGACCATCAACGCCATCGAGACGCGGGCCGTCCGCCGGCTGCTGCCCCGCGATCCGGGCTGA
- a CDS encoding DUF6941 family protein, with protein sequence MRISLFLADAAQADAQSGKVNALGLGWRQCQTPTPAIALVLFLDIDWNETNKQHKLTCQLLTTDGDPVSVPGPNGPQRICFEASAEAGRPPGAIHGTSVRMPLTLNIPAGIPLEPGIYEWRVEIAGFEQATAVEAFVVVGPAATAKPPSPP encoded by the coding sequence ATGAGAATCAGCCTGTTCCTCGCGGACGCGGCACAGGCCGACGCGCAGTCGGGCAAGGTCAATGCCCTCGGATTGGGCTGGCGACAGTGCCAAACGCCCACGCCCGCCATCGCTTTGGTCCTGTTTCTGGACATCGACTGGAATGAGACCAACAAGCAGCACAAGCTGACGTGCCAACTGCTGACGACCGACGGTGACCCGGTTTCGGTGCCGGGCCCGAACGGGCCGCAGCGGATCTGCTTCGAGGCCTCGGCGGAGGCGGGTCGCCCCCCGGGGGCGATCCACGGCACCTCGGTTCGGATGCCCCTCACCCTGAACATCCCGGCGGGAATCCCGCTGGAGCCCGGCATCTACGAGTGGCGCGTCGAAATCGCCGGTTTCGAGCAGGCTACGGCGGTCGAGGCGTTCGTCGTGGTGGGGCCGGCCGCCACGGCCAAGCCGCCGTCACCGCCCTGA
- a CDS encoding LLM class F420-dependent oxidoreductase: MKVSVVAPVADGVTADPVWMASFAQHLELCGFESIVVVEHTVLVTRYESVYPYDSSGRVGLAADCPIPDPLDLLAFLAGHTSRLGLATGVLVLPNHHPVVLAKRAATVDALSGGRLRLCVGVGWLKEELEACGAQFDNRGRRADEQLAVLRTLWADQPRGASFHGEFFDFDDVMCYPKPVAGQRLPVHIGGHSRAAARRAGRLGDGFQPLGVGGAELASLLAAMRDEASAAGRDPAALEISLGHLVTKIDAERAGALADQGADRIVLAMPPTTDIEQAKDMVSACAQRLSLAP; the protein is encoded by the coding sequence ATGAAGGTTTCGGTCGTGGCGCCGGTCGCCGACGGTGTCACCGCGGACCCGGTCTGGATGGCGAGTTTCGCGCAGCACCTCGAGCTTTGCGGGTTCGAGTCGATCGTGGTCGTCGAGCACACCGTCCTGGTCACCCGCTACGAGAGCGTCTATCCCTACGACAGTTCCGGACGCGTCGGGCTGGCGGCCGACTGCCCCATTCCCGACCCGCTCGATCTGCTGGCGTTTCTGGCCGGCCACACCAGCCGGCTGGGGCTGGCCACCGGCGTCTTGGTGCTGCCCAACCACCATCCGGTGGTGCTGGCCAAAAGGGCTGCGACCGTCGACGCGCTGTCGGGTGGGAGGCTGCGGCTCTGCGTGGGGGTGGGCTGGCTCAAAGAAGAGCTGGAGGCCTGCGGCGCGCAGTTCGACAACCGGGGGCGGCGCGCCGACGAGCAGCTGGCGGTCCTGCGGACGCTGTGGGCCGACCAGCCCCGCGGGGCTTCGTTCCACGGGGAGTTCTTCGACTTCGACGACGTCATGTGCTACCCCAAACCTGTAGCCGGCCAGCGGCTTCCCGTGCACATCGGCGGTCACAGCCGGGCGGCCGCGCGCCGCGCGGGACGGCTCGGCGACGGCTTCCAGCCGCTCGGCGTGGGCGGCGCGGAACTCGCCTCGCTGCTTGCGGCGATGCGCGACGAGGCGTCAGCGGCCGGCCGGGACCCGGCGGCCCTGGAAATCTCCCTCGGCCACCTGGTCACCAAGATCGACGCCGAGCGCGCCGGTGCCCTGGCCGATCAGGGCGCAGACCGCATCGTCCTGGCGATGCCGCCGACCACCGACATCGAGCAGGCCAAGGACATGGTGTCGGCCTGCGCGCAGCGGCTGTCGCTGGCGCCGTGA
- a CDS encoding wax ester/triacylglycerol synthase domain-containing protein, translating into MTAFMRNSDAFTWAMESDPRLRSTVVTVLLLDRSPDWQEVRDRFDLMTRKLPMFRQRVVASPRPAPPRWEYDPNFDLDYHMRRVAVPSGGTFDDVLEMARLADMQDFDRARALWETTLVEGLDDGGAALICKFHHALTDGIGGIQIAMHLFNLSADLYAREPMPPEPAAPGPSLLDRYRDTFRYDAGVLGSAVAGAVTWAPRLIYDSVRRPVTTIRSTASTAASVYRTIRPISQTGSPLVTDRGLNRRLGVHEVPKPLLREAAHRCGGALNDAFVAGVAGGLRRYHDKHGVTVGDLHLTMPVSLRTASDDIGGNRITLMRFDVPVGETDPAARIRAIHLRSGAVRDERSLPYTQAIAGALNLMPRWYIGSILRHVDFLASDVPGVPVPVFLGGAKVRTQYAFGPTIGSSVNVTLLTYIDTCTLGINVDIAAIPDYDVFHDAVVAGFDELLAIAD; encoded by the coding sequence ATGACTGCCTTCATGCGAAACAGCGACGCCTTCACCTGGGCGATGGAAAGTGACCCGCGGCTGAGGTCGACGGTGGTAACCGTCCTGCTGCTGGACCGATCCCCGGACTGGCAGGAGGTGCGTGACCGCTTCGATCTGATGACCCGCAAGCTGCCCATGTTCCGGCAGCGCGTGGTGGCATCGCCGCGGCCCGCTCCGCCCCGGTGGGAATACGACCCGAACTTCGACCTCGACTACCACATGCGGCGGGTCGCGGTGCCGTCCGGCGGCACGTTCGACGACGTGCTCGAAATGGCCCGGCTGGCCGACATGCAGGATTTCGATCGCGCCCGGGCGCTCTGGGAGACGACCCTGGTCGAGGGCCTCGACGACGGTGGCGCGGCATTGATCTGCAAGTTCCACCACGCGCTCACCGACGGAATCGGCGGCATCCAGATCGCGATGCACCTGTTCAACCTGTCCGCAGACCTGTATGCGCGTGAACCCATGCCGCCCGAACCGGCGGCGCCGGGGCCGTCGCTGCTGGACCGCTACCGCGACACCTTCCGGTACGACGCCGGCGTGCTCGGCAGCGCCGTGGCGGGCGCGGTGACGTGGGCTCCGCGGCTGATCTACGACAGTGTCCGCCGGCCCGTCACGACGATTCGATCGACTGCCTCCACCGCGGCATCGGTGTACCGGACCATCCGGCCGATCAGCCAGACCGGGTCACCGCTGGTGACCGACCGCGGGTTGAACCGCCGCCTGGGGGTGCACGAAGTCCCGAAGCCCCTGTTGCGGGAAGCGGCGCACCGATGCGGCGGGGCGCTCAACGACGCGTTCGTCGCCGGGGTGGCCGGGGGATTGCGGCGATACCACGACAAGCACGGTGTCACGGTGGGAGACCTGCACCTGACGATGCCGGTCAGCCTGCGGACGGCGTCGGACGACATCGGGGGAAACCGGATCACGCTGATGCGATTCGACGTGCCCGTCGGCGAGACCGACCCGGCAGCGCGGATCAGGGCCATACATCTGCGCAGCGGCGCGGTGCGGGACGAGCGCTCCCTGCCCTACACGCAGGCGATCGCCGGAGCGCTCAACCTCATGCCGCGGTGGTACATCGGTTCGATTCTGCGCCACGTCGATTTCCTGGCCAGCGACGTACCCGGGGTGCCGGTACCGGTTTTCCTCGGGGGTGCGAAGGTCCGCACGCAATACGCGTTCGGCCCGACGATCGGCTCGTCGGTCAACGTCACGTTGCTCACCTACATCGACACCTGCACCCTGGGCATCAACGTCGACATCGCAGCGATACCCGATTACGACGTCTTCCACGACGCGGTCGTGGCCGGATTCGACGAATTGCTCGCGATCGCCGACTGA
- a CDS encoding ANTAR domain-containing protein: MMANWIPAQTSYGPHSGRILDTARGILIGLRRCRSDVAFDELHSAAHRHRVPVFALAWALVHLAGGGEKTSSFMDAQSAARQEWGQLFAVAAAIP; this comes from the coding sequence ATGATGGCGAACTGGATACCCGCCCAGACATCGTATGGCCCGCATTCCGGGCGCATCCTCGACACCGCGCGGGGCATTCTGATCGGACTCCGTCGGTGCCGGTCCGACGTCGCCTTCGACGAATTACACAGCGCGGCACACCGGCACCGGGTGCCGGTATTCGCACTGGCGTGGGCGCTGGTCCACCTCGCCGGTGGCGGCGAGAAGACGTCCAGCTTCATGGATGCGCAAAGCGCGGCCCGCCAGGAGTGGGGGCAGTTGTTCGCGGTCGCCGCGGCGATCCCCTGA
- the eccB gene encoding type VII secretion protein EccB: MAEESRGQRGSGYGLGLSTRTQVTGYQFLARRTAMALTRWRVRMEIEPGRRQNLAVVASVSAALVICLGALLYSFLSPSGQINESPIIADRDSGALYVRVGDRLYPALNLASARLITGRPDNPHLVRSSQIASLPRGPLVGIPGAPSNFAPQTPTKSSWLVCDTVGTAGVMGSGLGSPSGVTVTVIDGNPDLSGHRRVLTGSDAAVLSYGGDAWVIREGRRSRIDATNRSVLLPLGLTPEQVSAAKPMSRALFDALPVGPELTVPDVKDAGSPASFPGAPGPVGTVIVTPQISGPQQYSLVLSDGVQTLPPLVAQILQNSGPGNTRPVTVEPSALAKMPVVKKLDLSSYPDNPLNVMDIRENPATCWWWEKTSGENRARVQVISGSTIPVASSDTNKVVSLVKADTTGRQADQVYFGPDHANFVAVTGNDPGAKTTESLWWLTDAGARFGVDDTRDVREALGLKTAPSLAPWVALRLLPQGPTLSRADALVEHDTLPMDMSPAELVVPK, encoded by the coding sequence GTGGCGGAAGAGAGTCGCGGGCAGCGGGGGTCGGGATACGGCCTCGGACTGTCGACGCGGACGCAGGTGACGGGCTATCAGTTCCTCGCTCGTCGGACCGCGATGGCGCTGACCCGGTGGCGGGTCCGCATGGAGATCGAGCCCGGCCGGCGGCAGAACCTGGCCGTGGTGGCGTCGGTCTCCGCGGCACTGGTGATCTGCCTGGGCGCGCTGCTGTATTCCTTCCTCAGCCCGTCCGGTCAGATCAACGAGTCGCCGATCATCGCCGACCGCGACTCCGGCGCACTGTACGTGCGGGTGGGCGACCGGTTGTATCCGGCGCTGAACCTGGCGTCGGCCCGGCTGATCACCGGCCGGCCCGACAACCCGCACCTGGTCCGGTCCAGCCAGATCGCCAGCCTGCCGCGCGGGCCGCTGGTCGGAATTCCCGGTGCACCGTCGAACTTCGCGCCCCAGACCCCGACCAAGTCGTCGTGGCTGGTCTGCGACACCGTGGGCACCGCGGGCGTGATGGGCTCCGGGCTCGGCTCCCCGTCGGGCGTGACGGTGACCGTCATCGACGGCAACCCCGACCTCAGCGGCCACCGGCGGGTGCTGACCGGGTCGGACGCGGCGGTCCTGAGCTACGGCGGGGACGCCTGGGTGATCCGCGAGGGGCGGCGCTCGCGCATCGACGCGACCAACCGGTCGGTGCTCTTGCCGCTCGGTTTGACGCCCGAGCAGGTCAGCGCTGCCAAGCCGATGAGCCGCGCCCTGTTCGACGCGCTGCCGGTGGGACCCGAACTGACGGTGCCCGACGTCAAGGACGCCGGTAGCCCGGCGTCCTTCCCCGGGGCGCCAGGCCCGGTGGGCACCGTGATCGTCACCCCCCAGATCAGCGGCCCGCAGCAGTACTCGCTGGTGTTGTCCGACGGCGTGCAGACGCTGCCGCCGCTGGTGGCCCAGATCCTGCAGAACTCCGGACCGGGTAACACCAGGCCGGTCACCGTGGAACCGTCGGCGCTGGCGAAGATGCCGGTGGTCAAGAAGCTGGACCTGTCGTCCTACCCGGACAACCCGTTGAACGTGATGGACATCCGGGAGAACCCCGCCACCTGCTGGTGGTGGGAGAAGACCTCCGGCGAGAACCGCGCCCGCGTCCAGGTCATCTCCGGGTCGACGATCCCGGTCGCGTCCAGCGACACGAACAAGGTCGTGTCGCTGGTGAAGGCCGACACGACAGGCCGGCAGGCCGACCAGGTCTACTTCGGCCCCGACCACGCCAACTTCGTCGCCGTCACCGGCAACGACCCCGGCGCGAAGACGACGGAGTCGCTGTGGTGGCTAACCGACGCGGGCGCCCGGTTCGGGGTGGACGACACCCGCGACGTGCGCGAGGCGCTCGGGCTGAAGACCGCACCGAGCCTGGCACCCTGGGTGGCGCTGCGGCTGCTGCCACAAGGTCCGACCCTGTCGCGGGCGGACGCGCTGGTAGAGCACGACACCCTACCGATGGACATGTCCCCTGCAGAGTTGGTGGTACCCAAGTGA